One Malassezia restricta chromosome III, complete sequence DNA segment encodes these proteins:
- a CDS encoding cleavage and polyadenylation specificity factor subunit 2, which translates to MLQFTPLSGPYVGTHERPKALSYLIEVDQSRILLDCGAPEDLSFEADDLPSALERLGPTIDAVLLVHADMSHIGLYAYAYAHYGLRCPVYATLPVQTMGRLQMLETVHAWRQEDTQRYVPTEAEVDEAFDAIRALRYMQPTPLEGRCAGLVLTAYHAGHSLGGTVWKLRSPSVGTIVMALDWNHHRERHLDATALLAVGTAAAPLAHAIGRPDLLITDMERGLYTNARRKDRDATLLDHVHRTLTSGHSVLLPVDGAPRLLELLVLLDQHWAFAYQHQRFPMCLVSHTGQEVVERARTFMEWMSREWAIQFLDAPSRRKAAAAPKSPLDFSCLRFYSSVEALRDALPASQPKLVLATPPALSHGLARQLLPEFLSDPEAMVLLTSRGDPSSLGRTLWDRWNAAQPDVEAWHTGHVGVPVSVGGHLALELRRQVPLAGDELRAYMERVPAPAPPVRAMHRGRDADEDADESDSSDDDVAPVVSDDMSFDIFLRGQRRDAMHFRLFPHIERKRRMDGYGEWIDTSRWLAKRKRLEAEQEAQLDPTPAPAPAPAPAMPIPTKLVSDTVHADMRCRLLYIDMQGLSDGRALTTLVPQLQPRRLILVNGDPATHAALDTKFRGTLGDALYMPPVGSCVALGGLAHSYTVRLGDALMSHLRWRPMQDYQIVHLHVAPNEDDTPTLVPVQDASTLHAAQAPSTLYVGDLRLSALKAYLARQHRLRADFAGEGMLVCGDRDARNVTVTKDGAGRIVVDGTLSPNLARVRQSIYQLVAQVHQ; encoded by the coding sequence ATGCTGCAGTTTACGCCGCTGTCCGGGCCGTACgtcggcacgcacgagcggccCAAGGCCCTATCGTATCTCATCGAGGTCGATCAGAGCCGCATCCTCCTGGACTGCGGCGCGCCGGAGGATCTCTCGTTCGAGGCCGATGACCTGCCCTcggccctcgagcgcctcggacCGACGATCGACGCGGTGCTTCTCGTGCACGCCGACATGTCGCACATCGGCCTGTATGCGTACGCGTACGCACACTACGGACTGCGGTGCCCCGTGTACGCGACGCTGCCCGTCCAGACGATGGGCCGCCTCCAAATGCTCGAGACGGTCCATGCGTGGCGTCAAGAGGACACGCAGCGCTACGTCCCGACGGAGGCcgaggtcgacgaggccTTCGACGCGATTCGCGCGCTGCGCTACATGCAGCCGACGCCGCTCGAGGGCCGCTGCGCGGGTCTCGTGCTCACCGCCTACCATGCCGGCCACTCGCTCGGTGGCACAGTATGGAagctgcgctcgccgtcCGTCGGCACGATCGTCATGGCGCTGGACTGGAACCACCACCGCGAGCGCCACCTCGATGCGACGGCGCTCCTCGCTgtcggcaccgccgccgcgccccTCGCACACGCGATCGGCCGCCCTGACCTCCTGATCACCGACATGGAGCGCGGCCTCTACACCAATGCGCGCCGCAAGGACCGCGATGCGACGCTCCTCGACCATGTGCACCGCACCCTCACGAGCGGGCACTCCGTGCTCCTGCctgtcgacggcgcgccgcgcctgctcgagctgctcgtcctCCTCGATCAGCACTGGGCCTTTGCGTACCAGCACCAGCGCTTTCCGATGTGCCTCGTGTCGCACACCGGCCAGGAagtcgtcgagcgtgcgcgcacgTTCATGGAGTGGATGTCGCGCGAGTGGGCGATCCAGTTCCTCGATGCGCCCTCGCGGCGCaaggcggccgcggcgccgaagTCGCCGCTCGACTTTTCGTGCCTGCGCTTCTACTCGTCCGTCGAAGCGttgcgcgacgcgctcccagcgtcgcagccgAAGCTCGTGCTCGCTACGCCGCCTGCTCTCTCGCATGGGCTGGcgcgccagctgctgccCGAGTTCCTGAGCGACCCGGAGGCGATGGTCCTTCTTACCTCGCGGGGCGATCCGTCGAGTCTCGGGCGCACGCTGTGGGACCGCTGGaacgcggcgcagccggACGTCGAGGCATGGCACACCGGTCATGTCGGCGTGCCAGTGAGCGTCGGTGGCCACctggcgctggagctgcgccgccaaGTGCCGCTCGCGGGCGACGAGCTTCGTGCGTACATGGAGCGtgtgccggcgccggcgccgcctgtgcgcgcgatgcaccgcgGACGagacgcggacgaggacgcGGACGAGTCGGACAgctcggacgacgacgtggcgcccGTCGTGTCGGACGACATGTCGTTCGACATTTTCCTCCGCGGTCAGCGACGGGATGCGATGCACTTCCGCCTGTTCCCGCACATTgagcgcaagcgccgcatggaCGGCTACGGCGAGTGGATCGATACGTCGCGCTGGCTCGcgaagcgcaagcgactcgaggccgagcaggaggcgcagctcgatcCCAcgccggcaccggcgccggcgccggcgccggccatgCCGATCCCGACCAAGTTGGTGAGCGACACGGTGCATGCAGACATGCGGTGCCGCCTGCTGTACATCGACATGCAGGGCCTGAGCGACGGACGCGCTCtgacgacgctcgtgccgcagctgcagccACGCCGCCTGATCCTCGTCAACGGCGATCccgccacgcacgcggcgctcgacacCAAGTTCCGCGGCACgctgggcgacgcgctgtACATGCCGCCGGtcggctcgtgcgtcgcgctcggcggcctcgCGCACTCGTACAccgtgcgcctcggcgacGCCCTCATGAGCCATCTGCGCTGGCGGCCCATGCAGGACTACCAAATCGTGCAtctgcacgtcgcgccgaACGAAGACGATACCCCGACGCTCGTGCCCGTGCAGGACGCGTCGACACTGCACGCCGCGCAGGCGCCATCCACCCTGTACGTCGGCGACCTGCGCCTCTCGGCCCTCAAAGCGTACCTCGCCCGGCAGCATCGCCTCCGCGCCGACTTTGCCGGCGAAGGCATGCTCGTGTGTGGCGaccgcgacgcgcgcaaCGTGACCGTCACCAAggacggcgccggccgcatcgtcgtcgacggcacgctctCGCCCAAcctcgcgcgcgtgcgccagtCCATCTACCAACTCGTAGCGCAGGTCCATCAGTAA
- a CDS encoding PHD finger domain protein codes for MGDDEKHVEQAALEHEDLDDKSETERTPTRRSRRMHAQDEQEDMEAVVDAPPPPSPTAPHMDGTESGDEGVTRCVCGSPDENLGLMIQCETCKSWQHCACMGMHTEEDCPDVYYCEQCRPENHIELLRSLGFLSAKIQRRGTSRQSGRPMFSRESAQALREARDAIREMAIENAARLRGHAPSKPAATPRSASESRAMPKRRTMNSRDFGEDGWEPIPPELLREDENDDHDQDDALDRKRKRFSDEANEHVALDKRRRTEQRRSAQPPDETHRETPQPEARLPRKSKETEKPKHANQYTYRHKQDEDTQPAPAPPSLARSREGRRPGRAQDSASRSGTPQPDASHRATAHHTLPEHLSHLAYLLPPALEDEEPRAPMQPPRPGLPPPFECVTPIDTSIKIRFPQKRMTMGEMRKRVRVTGEYMTRIQLEAVDREKRVAFLRSVVSGDKPPTDELPLSMQLADQLSRDLAAFQRRFGMQGTLGSRTDDVASDA; via the coding sequence ATGGGGGACGACGAGAAGCAcgtcgagcaggcggccCTAGAGCACGAGGACCTCGACGACAAGTCTGAAAccgagcgcacgccgactcgtcgctcgcggcgcatgcatgctCAGGACGAGCAGGAGGACATGGAGGCCGtcgtggatgcgccgcccccgccgtcgccgacaGCACCGCACATGGACGGCACAGAGAGCGGCGATGAAGGCGTGACGCGATGCGTGTGCGGAAGCCCTGACGAGAATCTGGGGCTGATGATCCAGTGCGAGACGTGCAAGTCCTGGCAGCACTGTGCGTGTATGGGCATGCACACGGAGGAAGACTGCCCGGATGTGTACTACTGCGAGCAGTGCCGCCCAGAGAACCATATCGAGCTTCTGCGCTCACTTGGATTCCTCTCGGCCAAGAtacagcggcgcggcacgtcgcgccaAAGTGGGCGCCCGATGTTTTCCCGCGAATCGGCCCAGGCCCTACGTGAGGCCCGCGATGCCATCCGGGAGATGGCCATCGAGAATGCCGCGCGCTTGCGTGGCCATGCGCCCAGCAAGCCTGCCGCAACGCCCCGCAGCGCGTCGGAATCGCGCGCAATGCccaagcggcgcacgatgAACAGTCGCGATTTTGGCGAGGACGGCTGGGAGCCCATCCCACCAGAGCTCTTGCGTGAAGACGAGAACGACGACCATGATCAGGACGATGCTTTGGATCGTAAGCGCAAGCGATTCTCGGACGAGGCGaacgagcacgtcgcgtTGGacaagcggcggcgcaccgaGCAGCGGCGATCGGCTCAGCCGCCCGACGAGACGCATCGCGAGACGCCGCAGCCCGAAGCACGCCTCCCGCGCAAATCGAAGGAAACAGAGAAGCCGAAGCATGCAAACCAGTACACATACCGCCACAAGCAAGACGAAGACACGcagccagcgccagcgccgccgagtCTCGCTCGCTCACGCGAGGGACGTCGCCCAGGGCGCGCGCAGGACAGTGCCAGTCGGTCTGGCACGCCTCAGCCCGACGCATCGCATCGCGCCACGGCTCATCATACCCTGCCAGAGCACCTCTCGCACCTGGCGTACCTGTTACCGCCCGCGCTggaggacgaagagccACGAGCACCGATGCAGCCACCTCGGCCAGGCCTGCCGCCGCCATTTGAGTGTGTGACACCGATCGACACCTCCATCAAGATCCGATTCCCACAGAAGCGCATGACGATGGGCGAGATGCGCAAGCGCGTGCGAGTGACAGGCGAATACATGACGCGCATCCAGCTGGAGGCCGTGGATCGCGAAAAGCGCGTGGCCTTCCTCCGATCCGTCGTGAGCGGCGACAAGCCTCCGACAGACGAGTTACCTCTGAGCATGCAGCTCGCCGATCAGCTGtcgcgcgacttggccgcctTTCAGCGGCGTTTTGGCATGCAAGGCACGCTGGGCTCGCGCACAGACGACGTGGCGTCGGATGCCTAA
- a CDS encoding U3 small nucleolar RNA-associated protein 10, giving the protein MTTSLASQLAGIRSHHAERLSSSGALTMRDSYLFTPRVAAEQDHLTVHALGVTGWEQLTEEDGVLAAWPHGELLFGDQSVKTDRATLSKQANADIDVAVRELLYLMGPVLLSRSAAKCLEWLVRRFRIHEYTPHDLLHAFFPYHLTPQFARILQLVPVDKHAEMRFLVPVKKSQTPLPTSVLIQAMGSNMDVLRWVASARAPTPSVAGTRRMHVPFWTSILVQFCLFRRLNKRFRASDAQTMLAFLVPEILHVAQGAMQDQETAVGAMMVLCSLGVAFPLRAKAVRGVLDAMVPLATSATPSVARAMVAACMSLCSSPDDVADPFETSQRLLSDTMVDALVALPELVPQVVRAWETHDVEPFMAQLLGALVAQASSDAAQSVLERLLDQATLPASLARRTYVSLLRRPTAPEAWHARVRLLARLRERHPATLDEALAVARQTHEEQAWQVMRAVLHMQATGTVPDDPPQDAALWLGVHSADVHAQHMALEHLLQAVDQGEIRAHDSLVRDAIHAAVTRAHVPLVETLYAHAPTLLAAMEPGALLDMAVTRMQATSVSGQERHLHVAFVTQHLLPRAPELGERVWRDMLWPELMPRSGACTDALAALQHVDVPPMARAVVQATLHASPREPVAWTLRVAQAIVTYLVSCDEATLLREADGLCDTTATKPISYGGALALLVLSQLLAQDVPPRVWIALAYRATTIVHTQQLLAGQVDDVMVGHHVDEALVQQVLSKLSRQSVRLLGVQVLYMVLQHLPTNVDASLMMAVQQRTTPGAQLMLHVYQTLHAPGVGKIASTKLVPVLFERMGWHALALLAGVWTSPGGHDIKNTATSLPSLVTALDAGSVVPRSDVSVRLMAMRHAALLVTAATQHRRALDVQTLLPSLLVVLQDTVPVLRDAAAQLLCALDAWNAASEQDAPREVYGLEQVYGQHSAALQYLDTPTYVKYTSLLAKEAGAFINDAAYLAATHTAMLRGTGKKETLFRSKVLCYLLSHAVCTQDVHMRMALLGIVRDVPAPCKLTTVLPLIQEAVDGHVQDPVYLQLLYETYDASADLDRTSFAYLERSLRGGVHLQQAALGTLHGLYPALRMEHKQTVFLAMAETLADPHTPSVAGASAALRSLPVSDAVLVSVLRSLCESLEEEDEEAPKRARTHSTRDEQVRHAAVVLITVLESMQSRTLGMEASLVAALFDVVRTAISLHATHLFNAEYVLQLAMQSLCDVFDHITVLPVDVAQVIRADTIVNAIKVSTNTQSINHAILLLARFARLDAELVLHNIMPIFTFVGLNVLQRDDRFTLSVVEQTLRSIIPAFVKAVRPQVINDKDALLALWCETRSLLRIFSDASTHIPRHRRHVFFRLLVDVLGADDFLAPVCMLLADRVTHRVTRSPGSSSSLLQLPLGIMRAEPFHVRVHAMNQMWSEIVRLLDNSDDVFLVPTPRREYSDEHLSTMHQAHTLLLFLHDAMTQTPTDEASEELAQYAWYTLCVAPEDEALQAALHKARTPVFQSLPTSTFLTLVLHLLHGTREAPPGLQGTVPQRVDMPRTALDLLASRAIRTDRAAHVALFEELHKALVHVYETHPSLGADALDLLHTSITHSVSSEHAALTQLMPPLWAHAPQPQVLHVLTAILLHVGVRALSHLAVLVPYACEAAETGSDDDVHSAALLLLAALFKTLSQFMHGYVARVMRLLVSKDTTHVRSAARKVQDAMVKRMPPATMLEAWGVVWRETPASATSLLHMLQWTVRHMDKAAVTAHYKTVFRFVLQAMDLQRKASAPSRGVLPAVERAVHVFVTLSLKLSETQFRPLFLRTYDWAVVDLLEEDAQGMEARSLALYTLVQMLFEQLHAMMVPFYAVVIEHVIEVLQQATRTPLWYEVVRSVRVCAEADEGVFWNASRATPCIAPLVAAMCEEDAALIPETLLALAQAVPDDEFLRALNTALMAAAHTEHVPTQVRTLHTCASLWAAHGMALLAFVPETVASLSELLDNADPRTSKAALELRVHMEEALGEPLDSYLDSM; this is encoded by the coding sequence ATGACCACGTCGCTCGCCTCGCAGTTGGCAGGCATCCGCTCGCACCATGCGGAGCGCCTGTCCAGCTCAGGTGCGCTGACTATGCGTGACTCGTACCTGTTTACGCCGCGAGTCGCGGCTGAGCAGGACCACCTGACCGTGCATGCTTTGGGCGTGACGGGCTGGGAGCAGCTGACAGAGGAGGATGGCGTGCTGGCGGCATGGCCTcatggcgagctgctgtTTGGTGATCAGAGTGTGAAGACGGAccgcgcgacgctgtcgaAGCAGGCGAATGCCGATATCGACGTGGCGGTGCGCGAGCTACTGTACTTGATGGGCCCTGTCTTGctctcgcgcagcgcggccaAGTGTCTGGAATGGCTCGTTCGGCGCTTTCGGATTCACGAGTACACGCCGCACGACCTACTGCATGCGTTCTTCCCGTACCATCTCACGCCGCAATTCGCCCGTATATTGCAGCTCGTGCCGGTCGACAAGCACGCCGAGATGCGGTTCCTCGTGCCGGTGAAAAAGAGTCAGACACCGCTCCCTACGTCGGTGCTGATCCAGGCGATGGGGTCGAAcatggatgtgctgcgGTGGGTCGCTTCGGCTCGTGCGCCCACGCCCAGCGTCGCTGGCACGAGACGCATGCACGTCCCCTTTTGGACGTCGATTCTCGTGCAGTTTTGTCTGTTCCGCCGCCTGAACAAGCGTTTTCGGGCCTCGGACGCGCAGACCATGTTGGCGTTCCTCGTGCCTGAGATTTTGCATGTCGCCCAGGGCGCGATGCAGGACCAAGAAACGGCCGTGGGCGCGATGATGGTGCTGTGCTCTCTTGGCGTGGCCTTCccgctgcgtgccaaggccgtGCGGGGTGTGTTGGATGCTATGGTGCCACTAGCTACGTCTGCGACGCCGTCGgtggcgcgtgcgatggTCGCAGCGTGTATGTCGCTGTGCTCGAGTCccgacgacgtcgccgaTCCCTTTGAGACATCGCAGCGGCTGCTGTCAGACACTAtggtcgatgcgctcgtggcgctgcctGAGCTCGTGCCGCAAGTGGTGCGGGCATGGGAGACGCACGATGTCGAGCCGTTCATGGCTCAGCTGCTGGGCGCCTTGGTGGCCCAAGCGTCgtcggacgcggcgcagtcggtgctcgagcgcttACTGGATCAGGCCACGCTGCCTGCGTcactcgcgcgccgcacgtaTGTCAGTCTCCTGCGCCGGCCCACGGCGCCcgaggcatggcatgcgcgtgtgcgTTTGCTGGCGCGTCTACGTGAACGGCACCCAGcgacgctggacgaggcgctaGCTGTGGCGCGGCAGACGCACGAAGAGCAGGCATGGCAGGTCATGCGGGCTGTGCTGCATATGCAAGCGACCGGCACGGTGCCGGACGACCCGCCACAGGATGCTGCTCTGTGGTTGGGTGTACACAGTGCGGACGTgcatgcccagcacatGGCTCTCGAGCATCTCCTGCAGGCTGTGGACCAGGGCGAGATACGCGCCCAcgactcgctcgtgcgcgacgccatCCATGCAGCTGTCACgcgtgcgcatgtgccgctcgtcgagacgctgtatgcgcatgcgcccacGCTGTTGGCCGCGATGGAGCcaggcgcgctgctggatatGGCGGTGACACGAATGCAGGCCACGTCTGTCTCAGGACAGGAGCGCCACTTGCACGTGGCCTTTGTGACACAGCACCTCTTGCCGCGGGCGCCCGAGTTGGGCGAGCGCGTATGGCGTGACATGCTGTGGCCCGAGCTGATGCCTAGGTCGGGTGCCTGTACGGACGCCTTGGCAGCTCTGCAGCAtgtggatgtgccgccgatggcgcgcgccgtcgtgcaAGCGACTCTGCATGCCTCGCCGCGTGAGCCGGTGGCGTggacgctgcgtgtcgcgcaAGCGATCGTGACGTACCTCGTGTCATGTGACGAGGCCACCCTGCTCCGAGAAGCGGATGGCCTGTGTGacacgacggcgacgaaGCCCATTTCGTACGGTGGCGCACTCGCCCTCCTCGTGCTGAGTCAGTTACTTGCACAGGACGTGCCGCCACGCGTATGGATCGCGCTGGCGTACCGCGCTACGACAATTGTGCAtacgcagcagctgctcgccgGCCAGGTCGACGATGTCATGGTCGGGCACCATGTGGATGAGGCCCTAGTGCAGCAAGTCTTGTCCAAGCTATCGCGCCAGAGCGTGCGTCTGCTTGGTGTGCAGGTGCTGTACATGGTCCTGCAGCACCTGCCTACGAACGTCGATGCATCGCTGATGATGGccgtccagcagcgcacgacgcctgGGGCGCAGCTGATGCTGCATGTCTACCAAACCCTGCATGCGCCGGGCGTGGGTAAGATTGCCTCGACCAAGCTGGTGCCGGTGCTGTTTGAGCGCATGGGATGGCATGCGCTGGCCTTGCTGGCCGGTGTGTGGACGTCGCCCGGCGGGCACGATATCAAGAACACGGCCACGTCGCTCCCATCTCTCGTGACAGCGCTGGATGCCGGCTCTGTCGTGCCACGCAGCGATGTGTCGGTGCGTCTGATGGCGATGcggcatgctgcgctgctTGTTACGGCAGCTACGCAGCACCGCCGGGCCCTCGATGTGCAGACGCTGTTGCCCAGTCTGTTGGTGGTGTTGCAGGATACCGTGCCGGTTCTTCGCGATGCAGCGGCCCAGCTGCTGTGCGCTCTGGACGCATGGAATGCGGCTAGCGAGcaggacgcgccgcgcgaaGTGTATGGCCTGGAGCAGGTGTACGGCCAGCACagtgccgcgctgcagtACCTCGACACGCCGACGTATGTCAAGTACAcgtcgctgctggcgaAGGAAGCTGGCGCATTCATCAACGATGCGGCGTATCTcgcggcgacgcacacagcgatgctgcgcggcacCGGCAAAAAGGAGACGCTGTTCCGCTCCAAGGTGCTGTGCTACCTGCTGAGCCATGCCGTATGCACGCAGGACGTTcacatgcgcatggcacTCCTTGGTATCGTACGCGACGTGCCAGCGCCCTGCAAACTCACCACGGTGCTGCCTCTCATCCAGGAGGCGGTGGATGGCCACGTGCAAGATCCCGTGTACTTGCAGCTGCTGTACGAGACGTATGATGCGAGCGCGGACCTCGATCGCACGTCGTTTGCGTACTTggagcgctcgctgcgcggTGGCGTACACCTGCAGCAGGCTGCGCTAGGCACGCTGCACGGCCTGTATCccgcgctgcgcatggaGCACAAGCAGACCGTCTTTTTGGCTATGGCTGAGACGCTCGCGGATCCGCATACGCCCAGTGTCGCGGGTGCGAGCGCCGCTCTGCGGTCTCTGCCCGTGTCGGACGCCGTGCTCGTCTCGGTTTtgcgctcgctgtgcgagtcgctcgaggaggaagacgaggaggCGCCCAAGCGAGCACGGACTCACTCGACTCGGGACGAGCAGGTCCGTCATGCCGCGGTGGTGCTGATCACGGTGCTGGAGAGCATGCAGAGCCGCACACTCGGTATGGAGGCATCGCTTGTGGCGGCGCTCTTTGACGtggtgcgcacggcgaTTTCCCTGCATGCGACGCACCTGTTCAATGCCGAGTACGTCTTGCAGTTGGCGATGCAGAGTCTGTGTGACGTGTTTGACCACATTACGGTGCTGCCTGTCGACGTGGCCCAGGTCATTCGTGCGGACACGATTGTGAATGCCATCAAGGTCTCGACGAACACGCAGAGCATTAATCATGCGATCCTGCTTCTCGCTCGctttgcgcgcctcgacgcgGAGCTTGTGCTGCACAACATCATGCCGATCTTTACGTTTGTCGGCCTGAATGTGCTACAGCGGGACGACAGGTTCACGCTGTCCGTGGTCGAGCAGACGCTGCGGAGCATTATTCCTGCCTTTGTGAAAGCCGTGCGGCCGCAAGTCATCAACGACAAGGACGCCCTCCTAGCGCTGTGGTGCGAGACACGCAGTCTGCTGCGCATCTTCAGCGACGCGTCCACGCACATCCCGCGGCACCGTCGCCATGTATTTTTCCGGCTGCTCGTCGATGTGCTCGGCGCTGATGACTTCTTGGCGCCCGtgtgcatgctgctggcgGACCGTGTCACACATCGTgtgacgcgctcgccaGGCAGCAGTAGCAgtctgctgcagctgccgctCGGGATCATGCGGGCTGAGCCGTTccatgtgcgtgtgcatgcGATGAACCAGATGTGGTCCGAGATTGTGCGACTGCTGGATAACTCGGACGATGTCTTTTTGGTGCCGACGCCGCGTCGTGAGTACTCGGATGAGCACTTGTCGACGATGCACCAGGCACATACGCTGCTCCTGTTCttgcacgacgccatgaCGCAGACGCCCACGGACGAAGCCAGTGAGGAGCTCGCCCAGTATGCATGGTACACGCTGTGTGTCGCACCggaagacgaggcgctgcaagCGGCTCTGCacaaggcgcgcacgcccgtCTTTCAAAGTCTGCCGACGTCCACCTTCCTcacgctcgtgctgcatctcttgcatggcacgcgcgaggcgccaccTGGCCTGCAGGGCACGGTACCACAGCGTGTTGAcatgccacgcaccgcTCTCGACCTGCTGGCCTCGCGTGCGATACGGACGGAccgagcggcgcacgttGCCCTGTTCGAGGAGCTGCacaaggcgctcgtgcacgtGTACGAGACACACCCGTCGCTTGGGGCCGATGCACTGGATCTGCTGCACACGTCGATCACGCACAGCGTATCGTCCGAGCACGCTGCTCTGACGCAGCTCATGCCGCCGTTGTGGGCGCATGCACCGCAGCCTCAGGTACTGCATGTGCTCACGGCCATCCTCCTGCATGTgggtgtgcgtgcgctctCGCACCTTGCGGTGCTGGTGCCGTATGCGTGTGAGGCGGCCGAGACTGGCAGTGATGACGACGTGCACAGTGCGGCTTTGCTGTTGCTGGCAGCGCTCTTCAAAACGCTCTCGCAGTTCATGCATGGCTATGTCGCGcgcgtgatgcgcttgcTGGTGTCGAAAGACACAACGCACGTTCGCAGTGCAGCCCGCAAGGTCCAGGATGCGATGGtcaagcgcatgccgccCGCCACGATGCTCGAGGCGTGGGGCGTCGTGTGGCGCGAGACGCCGGCGTCAGCCACGTCGCTCCTGCACATGCTTCAATGGACGGTGCGGCACATGGACAAGGCAGCGGTGACTGCGCACTACAAGACCGTGTTTCGGTTTGTGCtgcaggccatggacctgcagcgcaaggcGTCTGCACCGTCGCGTGGCGTGTTGCCGGCCGTggagcgtgccgtgcatgTGTTTGTGACGCTGTCGTTGAAGCTGAGTGAGACGCAGTTCCGCCCGCTGTTTTTGCGCACGTACGACTGGGCTGTGGTCGACTTGTTGGAGGAAGATGCGCAGGGTATGGAGGCGCGATCTTTGGCGCTGTATACCCTCGTCCAGATGCtctttgagcagctgcacgcgaTGATGGTGCCGTTCTATGCGGTCGTGATCGAGCATGTGATCGAGGTACTGCAGCaggcgacgcgcacgccgctgtGGTACGAGGTCGTGCGCAgtgtgcgtgtgtgtgCTGAGGCAGATGAGGGCGTGTTTTGGAacgcgtcgcgtgcgacgccctgcatcgcgccgctcgtAGCCGCGATGTGTGAAGAGGACGCAGCGCTGATCCccgagacgctgctggcccTCGCTCAGGCTGTGCCGGACGACGAATTTTTGCGTGCGCTGAATACGGCGCTCatggccgcggcgcacacggaGCATGTGCCGACGCAGGTACGTACGCTGCACacgtgtgcgtcgctgtgggCAGCGCACGGCATGGCGCTTCTTGCGTTTGTGCCGGAAACGGTGGCATCGCTCTCagagctgctcgacaaTGCTGATCCACGCACGTCCAAGGcagcgctcgagctgcgtgtgcacatggaagaggcgctcggcgagccGCTCGACTCGTACCTCGACTCGATGTAG